TTCACCATTTTTTGAtgtaaacataattttttcttttcctttaataGGTACTTTGGATGAATCACCAAACTTCACGTTGCCATCAACACTTTCATCCATTTCAACAAATAGTTCTCGACTTCCACACATATGATTTGAAGCACCAGAATCCAGAAACCATACATATTCTGGATCTTTAACTTCATCTTGACATGCAAGTAACAATGATGTTtttgcaacttcatcttctatTGAACTGTCGATGTAGTGATTCAGTCCTTCAGTCTTCTTATACCAGCAATCTTTGCTGTAGTGAccatattttttacaattatagcaTTGTATATTTGATCTTGCACCACCATACGACCCTGGGCGATTGTTATTTCGTCCGCCTCTTTTTGGTCCATATTCATGTCGTGAATAGCGACCACTGTTGTTGCTATTCTGTCGGTCATTGTAATATCTTTTTTGATTCTTATatctattataattattttctccATAATTTTTGCCTTTTCTATTATCAAGTTTCAATTTTGACTTGAGAGCCTGCTCAGTCGACTCTTCTTCAGACACCTTTTGTAGTCTTTGCTCATGCACTTGGAGCGATCCTGTCAATTGGTCAATAGAAAGAGTACTAATATCTTTTGACTCTTCTATGGTGACAACAATATGCTCAAACTTTGATGTGAGAGAACGAAGAACCTTTTTTACAACTCGTTCATCATTTAGTTCTTCTCCATTTCGCTTCATTTGGTTGGCAATTACCAAAATGCGAGAAACATAGTCCGCGACACTTTCGGACTTCTTCATTCGGATTGCTTCGAATTCCGCTCGAAACTTTTGTAGACGAATCCGCTTTACTTTGTCATCTCCTGTAAAGACGGTGGCAAGAATATCCCATGCTGCTTTGCTCAAAGTTGCTTCGGCAATTTTCTCAAACGTCGACTCGTCTACTGCTTGGTAAAGATAGAAGAGCGCCTTTTTATCCTTCTTTCTTAAATCCTTCAAATCGTTTCGTCGTGCTATAATTAATGCAGCTTCTTCTTGCTCTGTGTATTCCTGGTTTCCAGTTTTAACTAATTCCCAAAGGTCTAGAGAACTGAGAAGTGCTTTCATTTGAATACACCAATTCTCATAATTATCTTTTACTAATTTTGAGATTTGAGTTTGGAGAAGTTGTGTGGCCATTTTTTTAACAGAGTTTCgttctggctctgataccaattgttggagggcgaatatataaaataaactacaacaaatatatttaacacTGGAATACCAAACTTTATTAATATAACTAAACTTCAGTACACTATTACTGAATAATACAATTTGATCCACACTTCACAACCCTTCTAAACAAAACAAATTACATGCCCTCTATATATAGAGCACGAAAGGACGCAACTCTTCATGAAACGACACAATCTTTCACTAAAGGATATGACCCTAACTCAAAAGACGCAACCCTTATAAAAGGACACACCCTTTCATAAGAAACACAActcttcaaataaaaaataaacaaataaaacaagctTATAAACTAACAGGTAACAGGTAAGTTGCCGAGAGGTTAGCACACATCATGTACTTAGATTGTTATGCTAGAAAACACTCAAGCACATTGGCTGGTATGATTGGTTTACACCACAATAGCTAGATATATACATGCATCATCAGTGATGCACAACCCACATAGTATTAgtcaaaacaaataacatacGCTGGTATAACAGTGTATATTATGATAAGTTATTTCGGTATGACATGTGATATTTAAAGGTGGGAGGTATAGTTTTGAGCATATTTAAGGTTTCACGGTCTACGTCAGTGATGCCTGCACTATCagcctttctcttctttttttttttttttttcatctgttTCACTTACATGATCGTAGTTTAAGAAACAAATTCATCAATATATTGTAAAACGTATGTAACATCATATCAGTTTGTTTAAGTcgttaatttaaatattaatattctcGGGATAGTTTTCTAATCTACTTAGGACATGTCGCAAGATTTTGATTTCCACCCTACCAATAGCAGATTAAAATCCATCAGAGTGCCTATAATGGTAGAATCAGTAAAATTCGTTTTATTTTGTAACTGCCACATATCGCATACTACTTAGTCATGTTCTAGTCTATTTTGTTcacataatttcttttttattgtgtagttttaatttaaattaaatttaaccctAACAAAACATGGTGCCAGAAAAACCGAAACTGATGAGTTAAGTTGGGACGGCTCACATTTAACTCCTTTTTTTCGCAACTGAAGTAGCGCATTTAAATGCAATACATATCTAAAGTCAACtaacatgaatatatatatccctCAAAGTCAACGCTTTGAATGTTTCCAACTCCTTATTCACGAAGAAGCCATCATAGACAGTTCACACCACGTTACCAATATTTTTCTTATGTATGCAATATAActacaattattataattgcaAAACAGACTAGtagaaaaaataagataaaacaaTTGGgagatgaaaaataaaagaagttgAGAAACATCTATATATCGCAACCAACGACACACAGAGCAGTCAACGAACTCATATGAACGgaggagaaaataaaaatagaaattgcaCCACCAGCTTCTAAACTTTTACCCAAGTGTAATTACATTGGTCCTgtaatttaataacttttaagTAGAATATGTTAATGCcacttttgaaaactgtttcatttaattttttttcagtattattgctagaggaaaaaaaaaagaaaaaaacttctTGACAGCGCTAGCTATTACAATTATATATGGGCATGTTATATTCGAGATCTGTTTTGACTTTGGTCCTTGATAGTGTCGGGTCATCTGCCAGACCATGTGATTAACCGCGGGGGAACATCCAACCCGCTGGAATCGAATAGATATATCCTTGTCGGAACTACAAGAACACTATTCGACCCTCTGTTTTACCTGGCATGTTGCTCTTTGGAAAGAGCGATTCGAGGATCTTTCGCAATCGACGAGTCACGCACGAAGAAATGGGAAATCCATTAAGGCTGAAGTCAGTTCTGGAGATCCACCTGCTGGGGGGATGATTGATTTTGGATTGTGGGTTAACCTATGTAATCATTTGCCTGTATGTGctgattttactctttgttccaCTGTATCCAAAAATAGGTAAaacctgtttaatcaaaaaaaaaaaaaatatatatgcatcgTGTACAGTTCTTCTCCTAGTTAGGAATTGTATAGTTGGTCAAAGTAATTATATgttatagattatttttaacTGTTTGTAAAAATAGAGTTCAAAAACCAGTATATAGtgcaaaatatattaaaaatccaaTCACCATTTAAGCACCTTGCAGGTGTCCTGACGAAGCCGTTATTGGCTGCTCCGGGAGCCAGCAGCGGGCAGCTTCAGCACGCACTGCACCCGCAGGACGTACTGCTTGTTGTCGCCGAACCGAACGATATGAACGCCGACCAAAGAGCCACAACCCGACGCCGAAGCTCCCCGTGCTGGTTCTGGTTTTAAAATCCGTATGCCTGAGCTCCCGATATCTACGTACGAACTCCCCGCTACCCGCAGGCCTCCACGCCGACGCGCTCGCGTTGCGCCCTGGTGTTGTGGAATAAACGTTTATTATAATTATGGAATTGTAAGCTAACATTGCtcagataagaaaaataaaataaaaataagaacgtcacaataataaaaagataaaataaaattgttggataaaaagtatataaaatatcttATGAAACCAAGTAGAAAGTTAAGCATTTAACTCATTGAATGTAAAAAGTGAGAATGACAGGTAATATAATGTATATTATAAACTTTATAACCTATTTAACATAGTAAGATGCAAACAGTTTTAATCTCTTATTCAATATTCCAGCGCCTTATGAGACTAGCTACaagaattttaataatttaattagctCTAATTATATCTTTTATCATACTTAAAACCTACCGTAAAAATTGTTTTGttataagaaataattattatataaataaacttaaacACACTAGagaatgatatatattttaatatttatattcaacactcttcTATATTTGGATTCGAGATTTATGATAGACATAACTTACAGacttatattaataaaaatttaaatatttgaaatttttgtagaaCTCGAAGCTATTCTTCGTGCTTTAATGctatactaaatatatataaaaatcagtGTCTTTGTAAGTTTAAGttataagagaacaatattttaatatttatatttaaccaGGCACCTGGTACAAAGTGGGGCGAGACCCAGCCAAGCGCGCGCCGTAGTAATGGAGTCGCCTCAAGCCAGTCGTAGACGATGCCGACTCGCTTGTTAGGGTTGCGGACGCTGACAGTGGCGGAAAGGTTGAAGGCGAGGCTTGGGGTTCTGTGGTGGTGGCGAGGTCAAAGCGGTTAGAGCAGGCGTCCTGTGACGGCAACGACGATCTTCTGCGGGCGGAAGACAGCAGAGGACGATGACAGCGATGCGAATATGGCGAGGAAGCGGCGACACGCTGTTCCTATGCTGGCAAAGCACCGGCGGCGGCGTTCGGCAGCATAGGAGGGTTGGGTTGCGTAGGGTTGGGGAGGGATGGGTGGGCCGTAGTAGCCCGTTTGTGCTCATACATGgtgttggagagagagagaggtgttagATGGTGTCTGGAGAGGGTATAAATGGTCCTTAGGAGGGTAAAATGGGCAGTGGCATTCACAGGGAGAGAATGTTGATAGAATGTAAAATTActgttgatttttcttttttttttcttgtttcagtATTACTAAGGGCTGTTTGGATGGATAGTTAAAAACTTCACGGAATTTTTATGCTGTTTgatacatatcatacaattccacagtatttataaacattaaatttctaaaactttaaaatttaaaattcaaaattcaaaattcaaaatttaaaataaaatttaaaaattaaaattcaaaattcaaaatatgaaattaaaatttaaaatttaaattaaaaaattaaattagattttatgtttatatttgaaatttggaatttggaattatgaatttaaaatttgaaatttcaaactttaaatttgaaatttaagtatacatttaaactttaaattttgaaatttaaaaaatgtataattaaaattttaaattttaaatttaataatttataaatttacatatttataatttaaaattataaaatttaagtttaaatttaaatttgaattgaaaataaaaattaaaaataaaatttaaatttaaaatttgaaatttgaaatttgaacttttgcaatttaaaatttgaaatttaaaatttgaaagttgaaattgaaagttgaaattgaaagttgaaatttgaaatttgaaacttaaatttgaaatttttgaaatttgaaagttgaaatttgaaatttgaaattcaaaatttgatatttgaactttttgaaattcgaaatttgaaattcgaatttgaaatttgaaattcaaaatttgaaatttgaaatttgaactttttgaaatttgaaattttgaaatttgaaattgaaagttgaaatttaaagttgaaatttgaatttggaatttggaatttgaaatttaaaatttgaaatttgaactttttgaaatttgaaatttgaaatttaaaatcaaaattaaaattgaattttaaattttaaaatttgaattttaaaattttatattgaaatttaaaatttagaaattgatacatttttaggagccaaaatggtggaattttttcactttggttaaagtggattgtaaatttactccattttttcgagtatagtataactatactccaaatattacgtcatttttttttttctccaaatgcttcataggattattttcctaccggCGTAGCATAATTTAACTATACTACGTTTctagaggtatccaaacgggcCTAAGTCTAGTACTCAAAATATGTTATAATTTTACAGTATCTTTAATCGAAAATTCATGTTCTCTTTGTAGAAACCGAATCATTAACAATAATAAGTCGTTTTGTTCAAACACCAGTTAAAcctacttattattattagagttcATAGTTTTGTACATATTCAATTATAATCTCATTCTTATCTAATATGTGGTTATTTGGAGTGCACAGTCTTATcacttttgtttctttattttactaaaatcaAAACTGATTGGTAAAGTctaattgacaattttgataaGTATTATAAGAATTATACTAACTTTTTGGTTGATTCTAGTTTAAATAATGTTGGTAATATTCTTAATTATGGTGCCTAGGGgctgtaatgtgggccgtgccgggccggcatGGCCCACATTTTTTGGCCGAAATGAGCTAGTGGCGCCCGGCTAGGCTTCAATTTCGGTCGTATCGGGCGGGCCGCCAAGCTGCTTTCATGCTCGGATTACTCATTTTCCAGGCACGGCCGACAAATCAGCCGTATGCAAAAGGAATTTCTGCTGTaaacgaagcgatagctgtacctgtaatcatacaattaCACACaaatagtatagagctgctaaaaaaaatgagatataTAAAACAGAAgatcactatacatacatcacAACCCGGTGAACAAACCTCGCTCGCAGCGAGATACAcaaaagtatgtatatgaactcaaaacCTACCATTAACTGTAGCTGGTATACTCTAGCtcagcagcaactgggaagggatctaactcgcggaTTCCCTTTCATGGTccgaatcagcaacagcagcgcCGAGAAGAaagctctgcaaaagattccaacaactgggcatgagaactattacaaaagaagtagtcctcaatgggtaccaactaccgacctcaacgctcaccactaagtctacagatgtaaacaagtatagtaagaagctggaataaatctacagctatatgcaccTATACTATCTGGTCAAACACCACTATCTGTAGAAAAGTAAACtgatccaatctcactagggactgtgaacacactgTCCTACCTGTCGAAATACACTATCTGACACCAAAccaggtcgtcagtggagagcaagtccaaccaggacaaaacgacaccaacgcaaaagcataaAGCCGACTCCgagtggcactcgtggacgctacccaaccgagtatgcaagcgtgtctctgtcgagctcaatcaggcttcGCAGCTATAGTCAAGTAACAGGGTTTAACTGTCTAACAACCAAAAACACGTGCCCtcgcacaatctgatgcaaaaccataatatgggtccaccgtcacccaacggcacccgacaatctggaacagtctgaacaatactgtaaaaataagctcggtatCCCAGCACGAGCTTAAATtatctacactattctgggtatccgcGCTATAAACTGCAGCGATACAATCAAACTACGCTCacagagctaaatctggtagtttgtTCAAATGGCGGTGTAGAAAcgtcagttttctcctaagtaaagttaaagtaaaacatgcatcatttagctaattttctaagctccaattcaaatTCATTGCATGAAATTCCAAGAATCGAGCTAAAACAATAATACTAAACAAAGCTAAAACACATGCTGTTGACACATATAGAATTAGGAGGAAACCCATAGAGATTCGGTAAGTATCACTTTAACTCACCTCGAAAGCGCATCCAACCACGGGCGAGAAGTGATAGAAGCGGAACACACACATCGCGGCCTCCTTACGCGGCTACCACGACGAACGCACGCGGACGGCACCGCGGTGCGACTCGGCGACGATCCGATCCACCCGAGCCCCTTCTTGCATACAGCCGAGCGACAAGAGATAGGAGAAGAGAGCGAAACCTCCTCCTCAacctctctctaacctatataGAGTAATTAGGAtaggtgatacaaacgaggcaagaaaagaccaaaaggccccttacctaccctggtgtacgcGGTACCATTGCAATGTCATACCGGTACCACGCAGCAGAAtagctaacccgagagcagtctgcgcaGAAATGCACTGGGTATTGATACGCCCCTGTGTGGTACCGTACCAATGTTAAAAATCTGCCAATTTGCAGATTGCAATGCTAACTCTCTGCTTTCGCGTCCGCGCTGAGTTCggtttgcgtctatttcgcatCAACAGGACTCGAACTTGTTTCGatactctccagagctgtcgacaagcctcaaatgctgaaTTCCAGGGCTACTACAGCTGCCTATCCTTTGGCCTGGCACGGCCGTTTGGCCAGGAAAGCACAGACAGTGCTGGGCCAAGTCGTGCTTCTGGCCGGCCTTTTAAAANNNNNNNNNNNNNNNNNNNNNNNNNtttctaaaactttaaaatttaaaattcaaaattcaaaattcaaaatttaaaaataaattttaaaaattaaaattcaaaattcaaaatatgaaattaaatttaaaattttaaattaaaaaattaaattagattttatgttttatatttgaaatttggaatttggaatttgaaatttaaaatttgaaatttcaaactttaaatttgaaatttaaagtataccatttaaactttaaattttgaaatttaaaaaatgtaaatttaaatttaaattttaaatttaataatttataaatttacatatttataaatttaaaatttaaaatttaagtttaaatttaaattttgaaaattgaaaattaaaaattaaaaataaaatttaaatttaaaatttgaaatttgaaatttgaactttttgcaatttaaaatttgaaatttaaaatttgaaagttgaaatttgaaagttgaaatctgaaagttgaaatttgaaatttgaaacttaaaatttgaaatttttgaaatttgaaagttgaaatttgaaatttgaaattcaaaatttgatatttgaactttttgaaattcgaaatttgaaattcgaaatttgaaatttgaaattcaaaatttgaaatttgaaatttgaactttttgaaatttgaaatttgaaatttgaaatttgaaagttgaaatttaaaagttgaaatttggaatttggaatttggaatttgaaatttaaaatttgaaatttgaactttttgaaatttgaaatttgaaatttaaaatcaaaattaaaattgaattttaaaattttaaaatttgaaatttaaaattttatattgaaatttaaaatttagaaattgatacatttttaggagcccaaaatggtggaattttttcactttggttaaagtggattgtaaatttactccattttttcgagtatagtataactatactccaaaaattacgtcatttttttttttcttccaaatgcttcataggattattttcctaccggCGTAGCATAATTTAACTATACTACGTTTctagaggtatccaaacggggcctaagtcTAGTACTCAAAATATGTTATAATTTTACAGTATCTTTAATCGAAAATTCATGTTCTCTTTGGTAGAACCGAATCCATTAACAATAATAAGTCGTTTTGTTCAAACCACCAGTTTAAAcctacttattattattagagttcATAGTTTTGTACATATTCAATTATAATCTCATTCTTATCTAATATGTGGTTATTTTGGAGTGTCACAGTCTTATcacttttgtttctttattttactaaaaatcaaaaCTGGATTGGTAAAGTCtaatttgacaattttgatAAGGTATTATAAGAATTATACTAACTTTTTGGTTGATTCTAGTTTAAATAATGTTGGTAATATTCTTAATTATGGGTGCCTAGGGgctgtaatgtgggccgtgccgggccggcatGGCCCACATTTTTTGGGCCGAAATGAGCTAGTGGCCCGCCCGGCTAGGCTTCAATTTCGGGTCGTATCGGGCCGGGCCCAAGCTGCTTTCATGCTCCGGATTACTCATTTTTccaggcacgccgacaaatcagCCGTATGCAAAGGAATTTCTGCTGtacacgaagcgatagctgtacctgtaatcatacaatactacaacaaatagtatagagctgctaaaagaaaTGAGATATATAAAACAGAAgatcactatacatacatcacAACCCGGTGAacaaaacactcgctccagcgagatacaacaaaagtatgtatatgaactcaaaacCTACCATTAACTGTAGCTGGTATACTCTAGCtcagcagcaactgggaagggatctaactcgcgattCCCTTTTCATGGTccgaatcagcagcagcagcagccgaagaagaaagctctgcaaaagattccaacaactgggcatgagaactattacaaaagaagtagtcctcaatgggtaccactaccgacctcaacggctcacccactaagtctacagatgtaaacaagtatagtaagaaggctggaataaatctacagctatatgcaccTATACTATCTCGGTCAAACACCCACTATCTGTAGAAAAGTACAACCtgatccaatctcactagggactgtgaacacacctgtcCTACCTGTCGAAACTACACTATCTGACACCAAAccaggtcgtcagtggagagcaagtccaaccaggacaaaacgacaccaacgcaaaagcataaagcccgactccggagtggcactcgtggacgctacccaaccgagtatgcaagcgtgtctctgtcgagctcaatcaggctctcgcaggctatagtcaagtaaacagggtttaactggtctaacaaccaaaacacacgtgccctcggcacaatctgatgcaaaaccataatatgggtccaccgtcaaccccaacggcacccgacaatctggaacagtctgaacaatactgtaaaaataagctcggtatcccagcacgagcttaaaattattctacactattctgggtatccgcCGCCTATAAACTGCAGCGATACAATCAAACTACGGCTCacagagctaaatctggtagtttgtTCAAATGGCGGTGTAGAAAcgtcagttttctcctaagtaaAGTTCAAGTAAAACATGCATCATTTAGCTAAttttctaagctccaattcaaatTCATTGGCATGAAATTCCAAGAATCGAG
This region of Ananas comosus cultivar F153 unplaced genomic scaffold, ASM154086v1, whole genome shotgun sequence genomic DNA includes:
- the LOC109704222 gene encoding uncharacterized protein LOC109704222, yielding MKALLSSLDLWELVKTGNQEYTEQEEAALIIARRNDLKDLRKKDKKALFYLYQAVDESTFEKIAEATLSKAAWDILATVFTGDDKVKRIRLQKFRAEFEAIRMKKSESVADYVSRILVIANQMKRNGEELNDERVVKKVLRSLTSKFEHIVVTIEESKDISTLSIDQLTGSLQVHEQRLQKVSEEESTEQALKSKLKLDNRKGKNYGENNYNRYKNQKRYYNDRQNSNNSGRYSRHEYGPKRGGRNNNRPGSYGGARSNIQCYNCKKYGHYSKDCWYKKTEGLNHYIDSSIEDEVAKTSLLLACQDEVKDPEYVWFLDSGASNHMCGSRELFVEMDESVDGNVKFGDSSKVPIKGKEKIMFTSKNGEEFMTNVQHEQANWLSKIQQEREEFKRDIEIQRKEIQNSINQRAAKIETSLRDKEEEFEQKKAKELQYITSQKDMIKMQLEHITSQSR